One Serpentinicella alkaliphila DNA segment encodes these proteins:
- a CDS encoding CBS domain-containing protein, translating into MLVKEIMNRDVITVTEENTVEDVIKLLLEHNISGVPVINEEKKVVGIVTEGDIIFRSKKLQIPTYFTILDSYIFLESTKNFENDLKKMVAYKVTDIMTKKVFTVEQEATIEDIATLMTTKKINRIPIVDKGVLVGIVSRRDIIKAYAKE; encoded by the coding sequence ATGTTAGTAAAAGAGATAATGAATAGAGATGTAATTACGGTTACAGAAGAGAATACGGTTGAAGATGTAATTAAATTATTATTAGAACACAATATTAGTGGGGTACCTGTAATTAATGAAGAAAAAAAAGTAGTAGGAATTGTTACAGAAGGAGATATTATATTTAGAAGCAAGAAATTACAGATACCTACATATTTCACCATTCTTGATAGCTATATTTTTCTAGAGAGCACTAAAAACTTTGAGAATGATTTGAAAAAAATGGTAGCATACAAAGTGACGGATATTATGACTAAAAAGGTATTTACTGTTGAACAAGAAGCAACAATAGAAGATATTGCAACATTGATGACTACTAAAAAAATTAACCGTATACCAATTGTTGATAAGGGTGTATTGGTAGGAATTGTAAGTCGAAGAGATATTATAAAGGCATACGCTAAGGAATAA
- the mnhG gene encoding monovalent cation/H(+) antiporter subunit G: MDAFKDIIIVILVLGGLFFFLVGTIGLLRMPDVFCRMHATAKSDTLGLGLILLALAIHHGISLISIKLFIIITFIWLTNPTASHIIAKSEWNGKE; the protein is encoded by the coding sequence GTGGATGCATTTAAAGATATTATTATAGTAATATTAGTATTAGGTGGATTGTTTTTCTTTCTTGTAGGAACGATTGGACTACTTAGAATGCCAGATGTGTTCTGTCGTATGCATGCAACTGCTAAAAGTGACACCCTGGGTCTAGGTTTGATTCTACTTGCTTTAGCAATTCACCATGGTATTAGTTTAATCTCAATTAAGCTATTTATTATTATTACGTTTATTTGGTTAACAAATCCTACGGCTTCTCATATTATTGCAAAGTCTGAATGGAACGGAAAAGAATAA
- a CDS encoding cation:proton antiporter subunit C produces MEIVQAIAGRINYIGAAVLFVIGLYTVLTNHNLIKKVIGINIMETAVFLLMVSVGYVAGANSPILGLTKEASLGLYVNPLPTCLILTGIVVAVSITAYSLSLIIKIYEVYGTIELDEIMELRSDQAID; encoded by the coding sequence GTGGAAATAGTACAGGCGATAGCGGGCAGAATTAATTATATAGGTGCTGCAGTTTTATTTGTAATAGGCTTATATACTGTGCTAACTAACCACAATTTAATAAAAAAAGTTATTGGTATAAACATTATGGAAACAGCAGTTTTCTTATTAATGGTTTCTGTTGGTTATGTTGCTGGGGCAAATTCACCAATACTTGGTTTAACTAAAGAGGCCTCACTGGGCCTATATGTGAACCCCTTGCCTACGTGTTTGATTTTAACAGGTATAGTTGTAGCAGTGAGTATAACAGCATATTCCCTTAGTTTAATTATTAAAATATACGAAGTATACGGTACTATAGAGTTAGATGAAATTATGGAGTTAAGGAGTGATCAGGCCATTGATTAG
- a CDS encoding sensor histidine kinase, producing MSISYLKNLICSKDYMPSELKVDYSDDFKLERLKTNLQIEKNFAIILTILSSIMFIVQFSRFNPTENANAITNVFYLRAFILVFNILALLIMNKIIKNNLFAKGIAKYMHYSYIGVTLIWSILLVINAQYIHGQITAYIITLFCLSTIIHLDKIERFTFIGLSYTALIFGITKTPITTTQLYGHIINGTHLVVLAYYISYRVYKQYEDNYQKTKKIKEDSETILKLNNELEKTIRRRTTALIRKHKRLVEEIHRRYDTSLELLKVHNKYTTEKYELEKAIEQEKVKILFLTNMSHELRTPLNIIFSAQQMIDSSLEGELDKIKKDKIIKFSRMIKQNSYRLIRLINNLIDITKIDAGNYIVRKRNVDIVKLMEDIYNSFYEYISNKKIKATFNSYLTSKIIACDPEQIERIVLNLLANAAKFLPSDGVICVEIYEKDNMFIFKVEDNGIGIPAELHEAIFERFMQVDKTITRSHEGSGIGLSIVKNFVDMHGGNVYVKSEVGKGSTFFVELPMEQMVEDDQEVFNKDIIANNRIEKINIEFSDIYFRGKGVS from the coding sequence TTGAGTATATCTTATTTGAAAAATTTAATTTGTAGCAAAGATTATATGCCTAGTGAACTAAAAGTTGACTATAGTGATGATTTTAAGCTTGAAAGACTAAAGACAAATCTACAAATAGAAAAGAATTTTGCTATTATATTAACTATATTGAGCTCTATAATGTTTATTGTACAATTTAGTCGATTTAATCCAACGGAAAATGCAAATGCGATTACAAATGTATTCTACTTAAGAGCTTTTATTTTAGTATTTAATATTTTAGCTTTATTAATAATGAATAAAATTATTAAAAACAATTTATTTGCAAAAGGGATAGCTAAATATATGCACTACTCATATATTGGTGTGACATTGATTTGGTCTATACTCTTAGTGATTAATGCACAGTATATTCATGGGCAAATTACTGCGTATATTATTACTCTTTTTTGCCTTTCAACTATTATTCATCTAGATAAAATAGAAAGATTTACTTTTATTGGGCTTTCCTATACGGCTTTAATATTCGGAATAACGAAAACTCCTATTACAACAACTCAACTGTATGGTCATATAATAAATGGTACACATCTTGTAGTATTGGCTTATTACATATCATATAGAGTTTATAAGCAGTACGAAGATAATTATCAAAAAACTAAAAAGATAAAAGAGGATTCAGAGACGATATTAAAGCTAAATAATGAGCTAGAGAAAACTATACGCAGAAGGACTACTGCTCTTATAAGAAAGCATAAAAGATTGGTCGAAGAAATACACAGGAGATACGATACAAGTCTAGAATTGTTAAAGGTTCATAATAAATATACTACTGAGAAATATGAATTAGAAAAGGCTATAGAACAAGAAAAGGTAAAAATATTATTCTTAACAAATATGTCTCACGAGTTAAGAACGCCACTAAATATTATTTTTTCCGCTCAGCAAATGATAGACAGTTCATTAGAAGGTGAATTAGACAAAATAAAAAAAGATAAGATAATTAAATTTTCTAGAATGATAAAACAAAACTCTTATAGGCTAATTAGATTGATTAATAATCTTATCGATATAACAAAAATCGATGCGGGGAATTATATAGTTAGAAAAAGAAATGTAGACATAGTTAAATTAATGGAGGACATTTATAATTCATTTTATGAATATATATCAAACAAGAAAATTAAAGCAACATTCAATTCTTATCTAACATCGAAAATAATAGCCTGTGACCCGGAACAAATAGAAAGAATAGTGCTAAACCTACTGGCTAATGCTGCTAAATTTCTACCCAGTGACGGAGTAATATGCGTTGAAATATATGAAAAAGACAATATGTTTATATTTAAAGTGGAGGACAATGGCATAGGCATACCAGCAGAATTACATGAGGCAATATTTGAAAGATTTATGCAAGTAGATAAAACTATAACTAGAAGTCATGAAGGAAGTGGAATAGGCCTTTCCATTGTAAAAAACTTTGTAGATATGCATGGGGGGAATGTATATGTTAAAAGTGAGGTCGGTAAAGGTAGCACATTCTTTGTAGAATTACCAATGGAACAGATGGTAGAAGATGATCAGGAGGTATTTAATAAGGATATAATAGCTAACAATAGGATAGAGAAAATAAATATTGAATTCTCCGATATATATTTTAGAGGGAAAGGTGTGAGTTAG
- a CDS encoding Na+/H+ antiporter subunit E — MKSKYNVILFILLITFWIILTPIINFLSVLIGAVISLLIVLYSRDIAFKDEEMPDYTLINLITYLKFILILIVEIIKSNISVAKIVLNPSLPLSPCFVKVPVKFKNDVLNVIFANAVTLTPGTITVDMQEDGFIIHALTKEAAEGMTNSVIEQYCRRLEDGGIKNN; from the coding sequence ATGAAAAGTAAATATAATGTAATACTATTTATTTTACTAATTACATTTTGGATAATTTTGACTCCGATAATTAATTTTCTGTCAGTTTTAATTGGTGCGGTAATTTCCTTGCTTATTGTCTTATATTCTAGAGATATAGCTTTTAAGGATGAGGAAATGCCAGATTATACATTGATTAATTTAATTACTTACTTAAAATTCATATTAATTTTAATAGTTGAAATTATTAAATCGAATATTAGTGTTGCTAAAATTGTTTTAAATCCATCATTACCTTTAAGTCCATGCTTTGTTAAGGTGCCAGTGAAGTTTAAAAATGATGTGCTTAACGTTATTTTCGCTAATGCGGTTACTTTAACTCCGGGTACAATAACTGTAGATATGCAAGAGGATGGATTTATTATTCATGCCTTAACTAAAGAAGCTGCTGAAGGAATGACTAACTCCGTTATAGAGCAGTATTGTCGTAGATTAGAAGATGGTGGTATAAAGAATAATTAG
- a CDS encoding monovalent cation/H+ antiporter complex subunit F, with the protein MRGFAFIGATIFLSVLTLACLYRAYAGPTPTDRVISINVITTKITTIIALLATITLDDSFVDVSLVYAMTGFIMTICVAKYVEKGKLF; encoded by the coding sequence ATGAGAGGTTTTGCTTTTATTGGAGCGACTATTTTTCTTTCAGTGTTAACACTGGCTTGTTTGTACAGAGCATATGCGGGCCCAACCCCTACAGATAGAGTAATCTCAATAAATGTTATAACTACAAAGATTACAACAATAATAGCGCTGTTAGCGACAATAACCTTAGATGACTCATTTGTTGATGTATCATTGGTCTATGCGATGACAGGATTTATAATGACAATCTGTGTAGCAAAATATGTAGAAAAAGGCAAATTGTTTTAA
- a CDS encoding hydrogenase subunit MbhD domain-containing protein — MEILNIVLIIFLIVCAVAVEKTKDLLGCVIIFGAYGLTMAILWLMLKAPDIALTEAAIGAGATTAILIATISRTRRIEK; from the coding sequence ATGGAAATTTTAAATATAGTACTCATTATATTTTTAATTGTTTGTGCAGTAGCAGTAGAAAAAACAAAAGATTTACTAGGTTGCGTTATAATATTTGGTGCTTACGGTTTAACAATGGCTATACTATGGCTTATGCTAAAGGCACCGGACATAGCTTTAACTGAGGCAGCTATTGGAGCAGGCGCAACAACAGCTATCTTAATAGCGACTATAAGTAGGACTAGGAGGATAGAAAAGTGA
- a CDS encoding MnhB domain-containing protein, with protein MDDIIVRIISRFVIPYIYLYGIYVVIHGSISPGGGFAGGAIIGSAFVLYTLVFGLKRAQLKIPYKFFKRRIEGLMCFIFMAFIVVFMGYDVQKIRELGAYALSVGESVKPELLSTVTIGIGMMVAVTLISLFHIFIKEDKFSGNSTGDSGQN; from the coding sequence ATGGATGATATTATTGTAAGAATTATTTCTAGATTTGTAATTCCTTATATTTACCTTTATGGTATTTACGTTGTTATACATGGTAGTATTTCTCCCGGTGGAGGATTTGCAGGTGGGGCAATCATCGGTTCTGCTTTTGTTTTATACACCTTGGTATTTGGTTTAAAACGGGCTCAGTTAAAGATACCATATAAATTTTTTAAAAGAAGAATAGAAGGACTTATGTGTTTTATATTTATGGCGTTTATAGTTGTATTTATGGGATATGATGTGCAAAAAATTCGGGAATTAGGGGCTTATGCTTTAAGTGTTGGTGAAAGTGTCAAACCTGAACTTCTTTCAACAGTAACTATTGGAATTGGTATGATGGTTGCTGTAACATTGATAAGCTTATTTCATATATTTATTAAGGAGGATAAATTCAGTGGAAATAGTACAGGCGATAGCGGGCAGAATTAA
- the addA gene encoding helicase-exonuclease AddAB subunit AddA, translated as MSNWTKDQQSAIEDRGSNLLIAAAAGSGKTAVLVERIIRLITEDKIDIDSLLIVTFTNAAAGEMRERIANAIIKELDKKNENEDHLRKQITLLNRASITTIHSFCIEVVKKHFHLIDIDPSFRIGDVTETNILKQESMEEIFEEEYKEGNQAFFDLVESYGSNRDDIQLQELIEKIYTFIQSQPKPMQWLIEKMEVFNVDNNSFGNGAWIDALKSSLEIQFFGAKDLLMEAKRICLKPNGPEGYLNAINSDIEIIHSLLSSLSKDLSHIYSELNNIEFTRLGRLAKDVDSNLKDQAKDLRDKSKDIIKSITESIFARSPEEHLEDLKNSYPLMNYLCSLINNFINLYSEKKLEKGIVDFNDLEHYALRILENENVAQNYRDKFTHIFIDEYQDSNIVQETLINYIRRENNLFMVGDVKQSIYRFRLADPSLFIQKYESFSSLKGEINRRIDLSKNFRSREEIINGANYIFKNIMSKQLGEIDYNEDAYLYVGGQFEPSTDTAIELNIVEKNSNNTNDEIGEELEELNDIEVEAALVAKRIKNILSSEIYDHKQQKHRNIEFRDIVILMRTTQNWAHIFLETLLKENIPTYADIGTGYFESVEISIFINLLKIIDNRRQDIPLLSVMRSPIGGFTVEELVEIRLIDKRLSYIDGIYKYIEYNQENRNLKEKLLSFIEKLNSWAEMARYMKISELIWVLFSETNYYNYVAAMPGGFQRQANLRVLLDRATQFEQTSIRGLFNFIKFIEKLKMSKGDMGDAKILGENDNVVRIMSIHKSKGLEFPVVILAGTGKNFNLRDTNANVLLHKDLGIGPKYVDLNLRVYRDTIIKLSMKDKLKIESLSEEMRILYVALTRPVDKLIIFGSVKNLGKQVDKWCKPINNYLITSAKSYIDWFGMVLTKHPKLDNLRSIAESHFDSYEIIDDASEWVCNVFKRSDIALNRLEERIKEQKLKEQLYNSINSEDTVHKQIVEDRLNWNYLYNESTKIPSKLSVSEIKNSSIKDVDSMGYSIPPLIIKPKFLLGKKEYTKAEKGTILHFVMQHINMEEIRNGQTIEHQIQLMINKEIITEEEIMEIDINKITLFFNSYLGKRMLNSNKIYREVSFNMKRSAQEVIEGLKNCNENLLIQGTIDCYFEENNDLILVDYKSDEITEVNNVDAVIKRYEIQLQLYKEALERIINRKVKESYIYLFDINKEVLIKNS; from the coding sequence ATGTCCAATTGGACTAAAGATCAACAATCGGCCATTGAAGATAGGGGAAGTAATTTATTAATTGCTGCGGCTGCGGGTTCAGGGAAAACAGCAGTTTTAGTAGAACGTATTATTCGGTTAATAACTGAGGACAAAATTGATATTGATAGTCTTCTTATTGTAACATTTACTAATGCTGCTGCTGGTGAAATGAGGGAACGTATAGCAAATGCCATAATAAAAGAACTTGACAAGAAAAATGAAAATGAGGACCATTTAAGAAAGCAAATTACTCTGCTAAATAGGGCATCTATTACTACAATTCACTCTTTCTGTATCGAGGTAGTTAAAAAGCATTTTCATCTAATAGATATAGATCCTTCTTTTAGAATTGGAGATGTTACAGAAACAAATATTTTAAAGCAAGAATCGATGGAAGAAATTTTTGAAGAAGAATACAAAGAAGGAAATCAGGCCTTCTTTGACCTAGTGGAATCATATGGTAGTAATAGAGATGATATTCAGTTACAAGAATTAATCGAGAAGATCTATACTTTTATTCAAAGTCAGCCAAAACCTATGCAGTGGCTTATTGAAAAAATGGAAGTATTTAATGTTGATAATAATAGCTTTGGTAATGGAGCATGGATTGATGCCTTAAAGTCAAGCTTGGAAATTCAATTTTTTGGTGCAAAGGACTTATTAATGGAAGCAAAAAGGATTTGTTTAAAGCCAAATGGGCCAGAGGGTTATTTAAACGCAATTAATAGTGATATTGAAATAATTCATTCATTATTATCAAGTCTTAGTAAAGATTTGTCTCATATATACAGTGAGTTAAACAATATTGAATTTACACGATTAGGTCGTTTAGCTAAAGATGTTGATTCAAATCTAAAGGACCAGGCTAAAGACTTAAGGGATAAATCAAAAGATATTATAAAAAGTATAACGGAAAGTATATTTGCAAGAAGTCCTGAGGAACATCTTGAGGATTTAAAGAACTCCTATCCCTTAATGAATTATTTGTGCTCATTAATAAATAATTTCATAAACCTATACTCTGAAAAAAAATTGGAGAAGGGTATAGTTGATTTTAACGATTTAGAGCATTATGCTTTGAGGATTTTGGAAAATGAAAATGTAGCACAAAACTATAGGGATAAATTTACTCACATTTTTATTGATGAATACCAGGATAGTAATATTGTTCAAGAAACATTAATCAACTATATTAGAAGGGAAAATAATCTATTTATGGTTGGTGATGTTAAACAAAGTATTTATAGATTTAGATTAGCAGACCCTAGCCTATTTATACAGAAATACGAATCTTTTAGTTCCTTAAAGGGTGAAATAAATAGGAGGATTGATCTTTCAAAAAACTTTAGAAGTAGAGAAGAAATCATTAATGGTGCAAATTATATATTTAAAAACATTATGTCAAAACAGCTCGGCGAAATAGATTATAATGAAGATGCATACCTTTATGTTGGTGGTCAATTTGAGCCTAGTACAGATACGGCTATAGAATTAAATATAGTTGAAAAAAATAGTAATAACACAAATGATGAAATAGGAGAAGAGTTAGAGGAATTAAATGATATAGAGGTAGAAGCCGCATTAGTGGCTAAGCGTATTAAAAATATATTAAGTTCAGAAATATATGACCATAAACAACAGAAACATAGAAATATTGAATTTAGAGACATAGTAATTCTAATGAGAACTACGCAAAATTGGGCACATATATTCCTTGAAACCTTATTAAAGGAAAACATACCTACCTATGCGGATATTGGAACCGGGTATTTTGAATCTGTAGAGATAAGTATATTTATAAATCTATTAAAGATTATAGATAATAGAAGGCAAGATATACCATTATTAAGTGTAATGAGGTCACCAATAGGAGGCTTTACTGTAGAAGAATTAGTAGAGATAAGGTTAATAGACAAGAGACTTAGTTATATAGATGGGATTTATAAATATATTGAATATAACCAGGAAAACAGGAATCTTAAAGAAAAACTTCTGAGCTTTATTGAAAAATTAAATAGTTGGGCAGAGATGGCCAGATATATGAAAATAAGCGAACTAATATGGGTTTTATTTAGTGAGACCAACTATTACAATTATGTAGCTGCTATGCCCGGAGGATTTCAAAGACAAGCAAATTTAAGGGTATTACTAGACAGGGCAACACAATTTGAACAGACATCTATTAGAGGATTGTTTAACTTTATTAAATTTATTGAAAAGCTAAAAATGAGTAAAGGTGATATGGGTGATGCAAAAATTTTAGGTGAGAATGACAATGTAGTACGTATTATGAGTATTCACAAAAGCAAAGGGCTTGAATTTCCAGTAGTTATTTTAGCGGGTACGGGAAAAAATTTTAATCTAAGAGATACTAACGCTAATGTTCTACTTCATAAGGACTTGGGCATTGGGCCGAAATATGTGGACTTAAATCTTAGAGTCTATAGGGATACAATAATTAAATTATCTATGAAAGATAAGTTGAAGATCGAAAGTTTGTCTGAGGAAATGCGGATTTTGTACGTAGCGTTAACAAGACCTGTTGATAAATTAATTATCTTTGGATCAGTAAAAAATCTAGGAAAGCAAGTGGATAAATGGTGTAAGCCAATAAACAATTATTTAATTACATCTGCTAAGAGCTATATTGATTGGTTTGGAATGGTGTTGACCAAACATCCGAAACTTGATAATTTAAGGAGCATAGCTGAAAGTCACTTCGATTCCTATGAGATAATAGATGACGCTTCTGAATGGGTGTGTAACGTTTTCAAAAGAAGCGATATTGCTTTAAACAGATTAGAAGAGAGAATTAAAGAACAAAAATTAAAAGAACAATTATATAATAGTATCAATTCTGAAGATACTGTTCATAAGCAAATTGTAGAGGATAGGCTCAATTGGAATTATTTATACAATGAATCAACGAAAATTCCATCAAAATTATCGGTTTCTGAAATAAAGAATTCCTCAATAAAAGATGTAGATAGTATGGGATATAGTATTCCACCCTTAATTATTAAGCCTAAGTTTCTACTAGGAAAAAAAGAATACACTAAGGCAGAGAAGGGGACAATACTCCATTTTGTCATGCAACATATAAATATGGAGGAAATTAGGAACGGACAAACTATAGAGCATCAAATACAACTTATGATTAATAAAGAGATAATAACTGAGGAAGAGATAATGGAAATAGACATTAATAAAATCACTTTGTTCTTTAACAGCTATTTAGGAAAAAGGATGCTTAATTCTAATAAAATTTACCGAGAGGTATCATTCAATATGAAGCGTAGTGCCCAAGAAGTAATAGAAGGACTAAAAAACTGCAATGAAAATTTATTAATTCAAGGAACTATAGACTGTTATTTTGAAGAAAATAATGATTTAATATTAGTAGATTATAAAAGTGATGAAATAACAGAAGTTAATAATGTAGATGCTGTAATTAAAAGATATGAGATTCAACTTCAATTATATAAGGAAGCATTAGAAAGAATTATTAATAGAAAAGTTAAAGAAAGTTATATTTACTTATTTGATATAAATAAAGAAGTACTAATTAAAAATTCCTAA